The following proteins are co-located in the Silene latifolia isolate original U9 population chromosome 1, ASM4854445v1, whole genome shotgun sequence genome:
- the LOC141587721 gene encoding uncharacterized protein LOC141587721 has product MFGKLAENIAANWLRDVVQALVSKNKVGFITGECSIPEKTDKKFGQLNILELYDLKKTLSNLVQENLSLMEYYSKIRSIWEGIDNMDPMPSCTCGAIMSNCSCNLLKRLLDRETQAKLIQLLMGLNSGYEQVKSVAYSSKRRMPDNPVDSTPAKKPKDADFCIHCNKGGHDISDCHKLKTCTFCKIKVHIQERCYKYKAFLARQNKGKGKTLSTSPANNAYASFTEQNDEYVDVTPIDDFAALVPAVRHSSDQGPSDMVQNIIDTVMSKVLKVISDQSHTDITPLQSYVHFAGMTNTTKYFNSISNIFDWIVDTGATDHMTSNLALLSNVRVLAKPVYVSLPDGTVKVVHKSGTSKLNDKITLVNVLLVPDFNQNLLSVGKLITTTGLTAIFLQNECLFQVPTNKQVVAKAKRYSDLYKLTMTENKVSLDFSFANCNSLVKQSTEVHSSVKELANKDILLFHQRLGHSSVDKLQHVHLPIMNKIKNFFCESCVLAKHHIQVFPRSRSYATNCFNLVHMDVWGLYKVPTMSGFVKFVSTQFNSTIKVIRSDNGTEFFQDQCKDFFKNEGIVHQRSIVGRPQHNGRVERKHRHLLDIARALRLHSNLPLKFWGDCLLTATYLINKMPSSVLQWQTPYEVLFTEKPSYSDLRVFGCLYYGTMPPTVKDKFSKRARKSVFIVYPFNQKGYKLYDLEDHIVYTCRDVVFKETLFPYYRLDSSIDHHTPMLPVVTYMVEFTDWFLPADHESVPSTYSITSSNAANNDLSTDQAVNEIIPEADNTTTDPNTDLLIQADSNHNVVRKSDRPKRPSVLLNNFVLSKAKSKSLALHTQVINDLVNYDKEYLYSLCNVVETLEPSSYTQAKSYDKWVEAMSQKLQALEQNNTWELTTLPPDKNAISCK; this is encoded by the exons ATGTTTGGTAAATTAGCTGAAAATATAGCGGCTAATTGGTTG CGAGATGTTGTTCAGGCTCTGGTTTCCAAGAATAAGGTGGGATTCATTACCGGAGAATGCAGTATTCCTGAGAAGACAGACAAGAA ATTTGGTCAGTTGAACATCCTTGAGCTttatgatttgaagaaaactctcAGTAACTTGGTTCAGGAGAATCTTTCTCTCATGGAGTACTATAGCAAGATCAGGTCAATCTGGGAAGGTATAGATAATATGGATCCTATGCCCAGTTGCACTTGTggagcaataatgtctaactgtTCCTGCAATCTGCTTAAGAGGCTTCTTGATCGAGAGACGCAAGCCAAACTGATTCAGTTGCTGATGGGTCTCAATTCTGGTTATGAGCAA GTGAAAAGTGTTGCTTACAGTTCTAAGAGAAGAATGCCAGATAATCCTGTTGATTCTACTCCTGCTAAGAAGCCTAAAGATGCAGATTTTTGCATTCACTGCAACAAAGGAGGGCATGACATCTCAGACTGTCACAAATTGAAGACTTGTACTTTCTGCAAGATTAAGGTTCATATTCAAGAACGTTGTTACAAATACAAAGCTTTCTTAGCCAGGCAAAATAAGGGTAAAGGGAAGACTCTATCCACAAGTCCAGCTAACAATGCTTATGCTTCTTTTACTGAGCAGAATGATGAGTATGTTGATGTGACTCCCATTGATGATTTTGCTGCTTTGGTACCTGCTGTGAGGCATTCCTCAGATCAGGGTCCTTCTGATATGGTTCAGAATATCATTGATACTGTGATGTCCAAGGTGCTCAAGGTGATTTCTGATCAGTCTCATACTGATATCACCCCTCTGCAGTCTTATGTTCATTTTGCAGGTATGACCAATACTACTAAATATTTTAATTCTATTTCAAACATATTTGATTGGATAGTTGATACAGGGGCTACAGACCACATGACATCCAATCTTGCCTTGTTAAGTAATGTTAGAGTCTTAGCTAAGCCTGTCTATGTTTCATTACCTGATGGGACTGTTAAAGTAGTCCATAAATCAGGAACATCCAAGTTAAATGATAAAATCACCTTGGTTAATGTTTTGTTAGTGCCTGATTTTAATCAGAATTTGTTATCAGTTGGTAAATTAATAACAACCACTGGTTTGACTGCCATATTTCTGCAAAATGAATGTCTTTTTCAGGTCCCTACAAATAAGCAAGTGGTGGCTAAGGCTAAGAGATATAGTGATCTTTACAAGCTTACAATGACTGAGAATAAAGTTTCTTTAGATTTTTCCTTTGCAAACTGTAATTCTTTGGTTAAACAGTCCACTGAGGTGCATTCCAGTGTTAAGGAATTAGCTAATAAGGATATACTTTTGTTTCATCAAAGATTAGGGCATTCTTCTGTAGATAAGCTACAACATGTACATTTGCCTATTATGAATAAAATAAAGAACTTCTTTTGTGAATCGTGTGTCTTGGCAAAGCATCATATTCAGGTTTTTCCTAGAAGTAGATCATATGCCActaattgttttaatcttgtgCACATGGATGTATGGGGACTATATAAAGTTCCTACAATGTCAG GGTTTGTTAAGTTTGTTTCTACTCAGTTTAATTCAACTATCAAAGTCATAAGGTCTGATAATGGCACTGAATTTTTCCAAGATCAGTGTAAGGATTTCTTCAAAAATGAAGGGATTGTTCATCAGAGAAGTATTGTAGGTAGGCCACAGCATAATGGTAGGGTGGAGAGAAAACATAGACACTTATTGGATATAGCTAGGGCATTAAGATTGCATTCCAATTTGCCTCTTAAATTTTGGGGGGATTGTCTTCTCACTGCCACCTATTTGATAAACAAAATGCCAAGTTCTGTGTTACAATGGCAAACACCATATGAAGTCTTATTTACAGAGAAACCCAGCTATAGTGACCTAAGAGTTTTTGGTTGTTTATACTATGGTACAATGCCTCCTACTGTCAAAGATAAGTTCAGTAAGAGAGCTAGAAAGTCAGTGTTCATTGTTTATCCTTTTAATCAAAAGGGATACAAATTATATGATCTTGAGGATCACATAGTTTATACTTGCAGGGATGTTGTTTTTAAGGAGACTCTTTTTCCTTATTATAGACTTGATTCTTCTATAGATCATCATACCCCTATGTTACCTGTTGTCACATACATGGTTGAGTTTACAGACTGGTTTTTGCCTGCTGACCATGAATCTGTTCCAAGTACATATTCAATAACAAGTTCTAATGCTGCTAATAATGACCTTAGTACTGATCAGGCAGTCAATGAAATTATACCAGAAGCAGATAATACAACTACAGATCCTAATACTGATCTGTTAATACAAGCAGATTCCAATCACAATGTTGTCAGGAAATCTGATAGACCTAAAAGACCCAGTGTCTTACTCAATAATTTTGTTTTGTCTAAAGCCAAGTCAAAATCATTGGCTTTACATACTCAGGTTATTAATGACCTGGTTAATTATGATAAGGAGTATCTCTATTCTTTATGTAATGTAGTAGAGACACTTGAACCAAGTTCATACACTCAGGCAAAGTCTTATGACAAGTGGGTTGAAGCTATGTCTCAGAAACTGCAAGCTCTTGAGCAAAATAATACTTGGGAACTGACTACCTTGCCTCCAGATAAGAATGCCATAAGCTGCAAATGA